A single Tenacibaculum sp. Bg11-29 DNA region contains:
- a CDS encoding histidine kinase, with the protein MKFLRSLFFIVFIFSTCNIVAQINAFKNYNSNSGLPSATITNITQDNTGYLWLTTNKGLSRFDGNEFLNYTNKDGLISNKTTVISSKNNLLIGTNKGLSIKTSNKFINFEEKKINCIITTTTGTFLGTDKGILRVREDFLSNIRTNFQIDLNVINDLKFDGRFYWIATNKSLWKLDKLINPTLLKRVGLGNYTAILINNKNCIATTYNDGIKLIRNNIAETISTTPNKITGIKKINNQFWIITRNEGIVVLDENFSFERSINKYNTINTNKINTVYQDQQKNIWIASNNRGLFKLEGETALKNKPVITFQNIEVVYKALDTIDINNYPKTLQLKPTKNHISFTYKTVNINNPKKVLYRYKLNNQFSSWTSKNTVDLAYLNAGNYTFIAQSKIGKIESNPIQFNFFIDKPIYLKSWFQWLCITLAALLLSGTILFYIKKIKAKNRAKVKKLQLKNHLLSLEQKALQLQMNPHFIFNVLNSIKALGNSGKATELNTTISKFAVLLRSVLNNSRQEEISLAEEISALKNYIELEQQMSSNSFNYQINTNLNLDSEEILIPPMLIQPFVENSIKHGIKAKKDGKITLDFSTKNNYLRCSIIDNGIGILESKKNKKVSSHNSVAIKITEERIKTLTKRNAFRIKELLDKNITTGTKVSFKIPLKTDF; encoded by the coding sequence ATGAAGTTTCTTCGAAGTTTATTTTTTATTGTTTTTATCTTTTCTACATGTAATATTGTTGCGCAAATTAATGCGTTTAAAAATTACAACTCAAATAGTGGGTTACCAAGTGCAACTATAACTAATATCACACAAGATAACACTGGTTATTTATGGCTTACAACCAACAAAGGACTATCTCGTTTTGATGGAAACGAGTTTCTTAACTACACAAATAAAGATGGCTTAATTTCAAATAAAACAACAGTTATCTCTTCAAAAAACAACCTTTTAATAGGTACAAATAAAGGTTTAAGTATTAAAACCAGTAATAAATTTATCAATTTTGAAGAAAAAAAAATCAATTGCATTATTACAACAACTACTGGTACTTTTTTAGGAACCGATAAAGGTATTTTAAGAGTTCGAGAAGATTTTCTTTCAAATATTAGAACAAATTTTCAAATAGATTTAAATGTTATTAATGACCTAAAATTTGATGGTAGATTTTACTGGATAGCGACTAATAAAAGTTTATGGAAACTAGATAAGCTAATTAACCCAACACTTTTAAAAAGAGTTGGATTAGGTAATTACACCGCTATTCTTATCAATAATAAAAATTGTATTGCGACTACTTATAATGACGGAATTAAATTAATTAGAAATAATATTGCTGAAACAATTAGTACTACTCCAAATAAAATAACTGGTATCAAAAAAATTAATAATCAATTTTGGATTATTACAAGAAATGAAGGAATTGTTGTACTTGACGAAAATTTTTCTTTTGAAAGAAGCATTAATAAATACAATACCATAAATACCAATAAAATAAATACAGTATATCAAGATCAACAAAAAAACATTTGGATAGCCTCTAATAACAGAGGGCTCTTTAAACTAGAAGGAGAAACAGCTTTAAAAAACAAACCAGTAATTACTTTTCAAAACATCGAAGTTGTTTACAAAGCACTAGATACTATCGATATTAATAATTACCCTAAAACATTACAATTAAAACCAACCAAAAACCATATTTCATTTACCTACAAAACAGTTAATATAAATAACCCAAAAAAGGTTTTGTATCGTTATAAATTAAACAACCAGTTTAGTAGTTGGACGAGTAAAAACACTGTTGATTTAGCTTATTTAAACGCTGGTAATTATACTTTTATAGCACAATCGAAAATTGGAAAAATAGAAAGTAATCCTATTCAATTTAACTTTTTTATTGATAAGCCTATCTATCTGAAAAGTTGGTTTCAATGGCTTTGTATTACTTTAGCTGCTTTATTATTAAGTGGTACAATTTTGTTTTATATTAAAAAGATAAAAGCTAAAAACAGAGCAAAAGTAAAAAAACTACAATTAAAAAATCATTTATTGTCGCTCGAACAAAAAGCGTTACAATTACAAATGAATCCTCATTTTATCTTTAATGTTTTAAACAGTATTAAAGCCTTAGGAAACTCAGGAAAAGCTACTGAATTAAATACTACCATAAGCAAATTTGCTGTTCTTTTACGCAGTGTTTTAAATAACTCTAGACAAGAAGAAATTAGTTTAGCAGAAGAAATATCAGCTCTTAAAAACTATATAGAACTAGAACAACAAATGAGTTCAAACTCTTTTAACTATCAAATAAACACAAACTTAAATTTAGATTCCGAAGAAATTTTAATTCCACCAATGCTTATACAGCCCTTTGTAGAAAACAGCATTAAACACGGTATTAAAGCAAAAAAGGATGGAAAAATAACATTAGATTTTTCTACTAAAAATAATTATTTACGTTGTAGTATTATTGATAATGGTATTGGAATTCTTGAATCTAAAAAAAATAAAAAAGTAAGTTCTCACAATTCAGTAGCTATTAAAATTACTGAAGAACGTATTAAAACATTAACTAAAAGAAATGCTTTTCGTATTAAAGAACTTCTTGATAAAAATATTACCACTGGAACAAAAGTATCTTTTAAAATTCCTTTAAAAACTGATTTTTAA